From Suncus etruscus isolate mSunEtr1 chromosome 6, mSunEtr1.pri.cur, whole genome shotgun sequence, one genomic window encodes:
- the LOC126011474 gene encoding McKusick-Kaufman/Bardet-Biedl syndromes putative chaperonin-like isoform X2 — MSLLEAKKPSVCKSEPLTSEKVRSTFSAFQGIVSSCYGPCGRLKQLHNGLGGGVCMTSQSSALLAHLSITHPVLKVLTTSVQGHVSCFSDCGLFTAILCCTLIDNVQKMDLTSTTVIKLNKHLLSLCVSYLQSMDCGCRVPIDFSSTQMLLCLVRSVVTSKPACMLNRKEVDHISTLILRAFLLTIPQNAGENVILGKSVIVSLKCQKVTDSTVLPGILIEIPEGQLMKKLPIKKSDSFKVALFCTSLSGDLADTGEGTMVVSYGISLENAALDQLLALGKGLVSDQVDLVLCQKVIHPSLKQFLNVHAVTVIDRIGLALMEPLSKVTGAQPIGSLGFISPSSYGSVKDLRCTKFGFKHFWHLIPNEETICCLLLCNRNDTSWNELKTSTESGSISRDHACTQTEVGLVAEAFCRALESVAGSLEHDGGEVVTDIKYGHLWSVQANCPSLAHWQDVLSRCGCGLYNSQEELSWSFLKGTHHSFVPYTCNPQKALDSATNLTLDCFAAKLSGLQVAVETANLILDLSHVIEDKN; from the exons ATGTCTCTCTTAGAAGCCAAAAAACCATCTGTGTGTAAAAGTGAACCACTGACCAGTGAAAAAGTCCGGAGCACATTTTCAGCCTTTCAAGGAATTGTAAGTTCATGCTATGGCCCTTGTGGGCGACTGAAGCAATTGCACAATGGCCTGGGAGGGGGTGTTTGCATGACTTCACAGTCCTCTGCTCTGCTGGCCCACCTCTCCATCACCCACCCTGTTCTAAAGGTCCTGACGACCTCTGTTCAGGGCCATGTGTCCTGCTTCAGTGACTGTGGCTTATTCACAGCCATTCTTTGCTGCACCTTGATTGACAATGTTCAGAAAATGGACTTAACATCCACCACTGTCATCAAATTGAATAAGCATCTTCTGAGCCTCTGTGTTAGTTACCTCCAGTCTATGGACTGTGGTTGTCGAGTCCCAATCGACTTTAGTAGTACCCAAATGCTCCTTTGCTTGGTGCGTAGTGTAGTAACAAGCAAGCCTGCCTGTATGCTTAACCGAAAGGAAGTAGACCACATCAGTACTTTGATTCTAAGAGCCTTTTTGCTTACAATTCCACAAAATGCTggagaaaatgttattttaggaAAGAGTGTAATTGTTTCTTTAAAGTGTCAGAAGGTTACAGATTCTACCGTATTACCTGGAATACTTATTGAAATACCAGAAGGTCAGTTGATGAAGAAATTGCCTATCAAAAAATCCGATTCTTTCAAGGTAGCACTATTCTGTACTTCTTTATCTGGAGACCTTGCTGATACTGGAGAAGGAACAATGGTTGTCAGTTACGGGATTTCTCTTGAAAATGCAGCTCTGGACCAGTTGCTTGCCCTAGGGAAAGGGCTAGTTAGTGATCAAGTAGATCTAGTCTTGTGCCAAAAAGTCATACATCCATCTTTGAAACAGTTTCTCAACGTGCATGCCGTTACTGTCATTGACAGAATTGGATTGGCTCTTATGGAACCCTTGAGTAAAGTTACAG GAGCACAGCCGATTGGCTCCCTGGGCTTCATCTCTCCTAGTAGTTATGGAAGTGTCAAAGACTTGCGCTGTACAAAATTTGGCTTCAAACATTTTTGGCATCTGATTCCTAATGAAGAGACCATCTGCTGCTTGCTTCTCTGCAACAGAAATGACACTTCCTGGAATGAACTGAAG ACTTCGACCGAATCAGGAAGCATCTCTAGAGATCACGCGTGTACTCAGACAGAAGTTGGACTGGTTGCTGAAGCCTTTTGCCGTGCACTGGAATCTGTTGCTGGCTCTTTAGAACATGATGGAGGTGAAGTTGTCACTGACATAAAATATGGACACTTGTGGTCAGTGCAGGCAAATTGTCCCTCTTTGGCTCACTGGCAAGACGTGCTTTCCAGATGTGGCTGTGGTCTGTATAATAGCCAGGAAGAACTCAGCTGGTCTTTCCTGAAGGGTACTCATCATTCTTTTGTACCATATACATGCAATCCACAAAAAGCTTTGGACTCAGCCACCAACCTGACCTTGGACTGCTTTGCTGCCAAGCTGAGTGGCCTGCAAGTGGCTGTGGAGACCGCCAATTTGATTTTGGACCTTTCACATGTCATTGAAGATAAAAACTGA
- the LOC126011474 gene encoding McKusick-Kaufman/Bardet-Biedl syndromes putative chaperonin-like isoform X1 translates to MSLLEAKKPSVCKSEPLTSEKVRSTFSAFQGIVSSCYGPCGRLKQLHNGLGGGVCMTSQSSALLAHLSITHPVLKVLTTSVQGHVSCFSDCGLFTAILCCTLIDNVQKMDLTSTTVIKLNKHLLSLCVSYLQSMDCGCRVPIDFSSTQMLLCLVRSVVTSKPACMLNRKEVDHISTLILRAFLLTIPQNAGENVILGKSVIVSLKCQKVTDSTVLPGILIEIPEGQLMKKLPIKKSDSFKVALFCTSLSGDLADTGEGTMVVSYGISLENAALDQLLALGKGLVSDQVDLVLCQKVIHPSLKQFLNVHAVTVIDRIGLALMEPLSKVTGAQPIGSLGFISPSSYGSVKDLRCTKFGFKHFWHLIPNEETICCLLLCNRNDTSWNELKLTCQAALHALQLTLKEPCALLGGGCTETHLAAYIRHKTSTESGSISRDHACTQTEVGLVAEAFCRALESVAGSLEHDGGEVVTDIKYGHLWSVQANCPSLAHWQDVLSRCGCGLYNSQEELSWSFLKGTHHSFVPYTCNPQKALDSATNLTLDCFAAKLSGLQVAVETANLILDLSHVIEDKN, encoded by the exons ATGTCTCTCTTAGAAGCCAAAAAACCATCTGTGTGTAAAAGTGAACCACTGACCAGTGAAAAAGTCCGGAGCACATTTTCAGCCTTTCAAGGAATTGTAAGTTCATGCTATGGCCCTTGTGGGCGACTGAAGCAATTGCACAATGGCCTGGGAGGGGGTGTTTGCATGACTTCACAGTCCTCTGCTCTGCTGGCCCACCTCTCCATCACCCACCCTGTTCTAAAGGTCCTGACGACCTCTGTTCAGGGCCATGTGTCCTGCTTCAGTGACTGTGGCTTATTCACAGCCATTCTTTGCTGCACCTTGATTGACAATGTTCAGAAAATGGACTTAACATCCACCACTGTCATCAAATTGAATAAGCATCTTCTGAGCCTCTGTGTTAGTTACCTCCAGTCTATGGACTGTGGTTGTCGAGTCCCAATCGACTTTAGTAGTACCCAAATGCTCCTTTGCTTGGTGCGTAGTGTAGTAACAAGCAAGCCTGCCTGTATGCTTAACCGAAAGGAAGTAGACCACATCAGTACTTTGATTCTAAGAGCCTTTTTGCTTACAATTCCACAAAATGCTggagaaaatgttattttaggaAAGAGTGTAATTGTTTCTTTAAAGTGTCAGAAGGTTACAGATTCTACCGTATTACCTGGAATACTTATTGAAATACCAGAAGGTCAGTTGATGAAGAAATTGCCTATCAAAAAATCCGATTCTTTCAAGGTAGCACTATTCTGTACTTCTTTATCTGGAGACCTTGCTGATACTGGAGAAGGAACAATGGTTGTCAGTTACGGGATTTCTCTTGAAAATGCAGCTCTGGACCAGTTGCTTGCCCTAGGGAAAGGGCTAGTTAGTGATCAAGTAGATCTAGTCTTGTGCCAAAAAGTCATACATCCATCTTTGAAACAGTTTCTCAACGTGCATGCCGTTACTGTCATTGACAGAATTGGATTGGCTCTTATGGAACCCTTGAGTAAAGTTACAG GAGCACAGCCGATTGGCTCCCTGGGCTTCATCTCTCCTAGTAGTTATGGAAGTGTCAAAGACTTGCGCTGTACAAAATTTGGCTTCAAACATTTTTGGCATCTGATTCCTAATGAAGAGACCATCTGCTGCTTGCTTCTCTGCAACAGAAATGACACTTCCTGGAATGAACTGAAG CTCACATGTCAAGCAGCACTACATGCGTTGCAGTTAACACTCAAGGAACCATGTGCCTTGTTGGGAGGTGGATGTACTGAAACACATTTGGCTGCATATATCAGACACAAG ACTTCGACCGAATCAGGAAGCATCTCTAGAGATCACGCGTGTACTCAGACAGAAGTTGGACTGGTTGCTGAAGCCTTTTGCCGTGCACTGGAATCTGTTGCTGGCTCTTTAGAACATGATGGAGGTGAAGTTGTCACTGACATAAAATATGGACACTTGTGGTCAGTGCAGGCAAATTGTCCCTCTTTGGCTCACTGGCAAGACGTGCTTTCCAGATGTGGCTGTGGTCTGTATAATAGCCAGGAAGAACTCAGCTGGTCTTTCCTGAAGGGTACTCATCATTCTTTTGTACCATATACATGCAATCCACAAAAAGCTTTGGACTCAGCCACCAACCTGACCTTGGACTGCTTTGCTGCCAAGCTGAGTGGCCTGCAAGTGGCTGTGGAGACCGCCAATTTGATTTTGGACCTTTCACATGTCATTGAAGATAAAAACTGA